AAAATTTTAAACCTCCTTCTCTTGCTCCTTCGGCAACTGCTTTAACTCTACCATGATATTTATAACCACCACGGTCAAAAACAACTTTTTCAATTCCCAAAGATTTCGCTTTTTCTGCTATCCATTTACCCAGTTCGTAGGCGATATCCGTCTTTTTAGTAATCCCTAATTGTTTCATTTTTTCTTGAAATTCTTTCTTGGTAGAAGCAACACCAGTAATCATTTTACCAATCTCATCGTT
This is a stretch of genomic DNA from candidate division WOR-3 bacterium. It encodes these proteins:
- the rplR gene encoding 50S ribosomal protein L18, yielding MMRQLTPLERRHLRIRKKIFGTTERPRLLVKRSNKHIYAYLINDEIGKMITGVASTKKEFQEKMKQLGITKKTDIAYELGKWIAEKAKSLGIEKVVFDRGGYKYHGRVKAVAEGAREGGLKF